A genomic region of Ictidomys tridecemlineatus isolate mIctTri1 chromosome 10, mIctTri1.hap1, whole genome shotgun sequence contains the following coding sequences:
- the Pam16 gene encoding mitochondrial import inner membrane translocase subunit TIM16 isoform X2, with translation MAKYLAQIIVMGAQVVGRAFARALRQEFAASRAAADARGRAGHQSAAASNLSGLSLQEAQQILNVSKLSPEEVQKNYEHLFKVNDKSVGGSFYLQSKVVRAKERLDEELRIQAQEEKEKEQVPRT, from the exons ATG GCCAAGTACCTGGCCCAAATCATTGTGATGGGCGCACAGGTGGTAGGCAGAGCCTTTGCTCGGGCCCTGCGGCAGGAGTTTGCAG CCAGCCGAGCCGCAGCTGATGCCCGGGGACGAGCTGGGCACCAGTCTGCAGCTGCATCCAACCTCTCTGGCCTCAGTCTTCAGGAGGCCCAGCAGATTCTCAACGTCTCCAAACTGAGTCCTGAGGAGGTCCAGAAG AACTATGAACATCTATTTAAGGTGAATGATAAATCCGTGGGCGGCTCCTTCTACCTACAGTCCAAG GTTGTCCGGGCAAAGGAGCGCCTGGATGAGGAACTCAGAATCCAggcccaggaggagaaagagaaagagcaggtGCCCAGAACGTGA
- the Glis2 gene encoding zinc finger protein GLIS2 isoform X1: MHSLDEPLDLKLSITKLRAAREKRERVLGVVRHRTLHRELGLVDDSPTPGSPGSPPSGTAPGFLLNPKFPEKVDGRFSAAPLVDLSLSPPSGLDSPNGSSSLSPERQGNGDLPPVPTAPDFQPLRYLDSVPSSFQFFLPLGSGGALHLPASSFLTPSKDKCLSPELPLPKQLVCRWAKCNQLFELLQDLVDHVNDYHVKPEKDAGYCCHWEGCARHGRGFNASRYKMLIHIRTHTNEKPHRCPTCNKSFSRLENLKIHNRSHTGEKPYVCPYEGCNKRYSNSSDRFKHTRTHYVDKPYYCKMPGCHKRYTDPSSLRKHIKAHGHFVSHEQQELLQLRPPPKPPLPTPDSSPYVSGAQIIIPNPAALFGGPSLPGLPLPLAPGPLDLSALACGNGGGGGGGGGIGPGLPGPVLPLNLAKNPLLPSPFGAGGLGLPVVSLLTGSAGGKAEGEKGRGSVPSRALGTEGCKTPLERTESSRSRPSPDGLPLLPGTVLDLSTGVNSAASSPEALTPGWVVIPPGSVLLKPAVVN; the protein is encoded by the exons ATGCACTCCTTGGACGAGCCGCTTGACCTGAAGCTGAGCATCACCAAGCTCCGAGCGGCGAGAGAGAAGCGGGAGAGGGTGCTGGGTGTGGTCCGGCACCGCACTCTGCACagggagctgggcctggtggATGATAGCCCCACACCTGGCTCCCCAGGCTCCCCACCCTCAGGTACTGCACCAG GCTTCCTGCTGAACCCCAAGTTTCCTGAGAAGGTGGATGGACGCTTTTCTGCAGCCCCTCTGGTGGACCTCAGCTTGTCACCACCGTCTGGACTGGACTCCCCCAATGGCAGCAGCTCACTCTCCCCCGAGCGCCAGGGCAATGGGGACCTGCCTCCAGTGCCCACTGCCCCG GACTTCCAGCCACTGCGATATCTGGACAGTGTCCCCAGCTCCTTCCAGTTCTTCCTACCCCTGGGCTCTGGGGGGGCCCTGCATCTGCctgcttcctccttcctcacACCCTCCAAGGACAAGTGCCTCTCGCCAGAGCTGCCCCTGCCCAAGCAGCTGGTGTGTCGCTGGGCCAAG TGTAACCAGCTCTTCGAGCTCCTGCAAGACCTGGTGGACCATGTCAATGACTATCACGTCAAGCCTGAGAAGGATGCAGGGTACTGCTGCCACTGGGAGGGCTGTGCCCGCCATGGCCGTGGCTTCAACGCCAG CAGGTACAAGATGCTCATCCACATCCGCACGCACACCAACGAGAAGCCGCACCGCTGCCCCACCTGCAATAAGAGCTTTTCCCGCCTGGAGAACCTGAAGATCCACAACCGGTCCCACACAG GTGAGAAGCCCTATGTCTGTCCCTATGAGGGATGCAACAAGCGCTACTCCAACTCGAGTGACCGCTTCAAGCACACTCGCACCCACTACGTGGACAAACCCTACTACTGCAAGATGCCTGGCTGCCACAAGCGCTACACAGACCCCAGCTCTCTGCGCAAGCACATCAAAGCCCATGGCCACTTCGTGTCTCACGAGCAGCAGGAGCTCCTGCAGCTACGCCCACCCCCTAAACCACCACTGCCCACCCCTGACAGCAGCCCCTATGTTAGTGGGGCTCAGATCATCATTCCCAACCCTGCTGCCCTCTTCGGAGGCCCCAGCCTGCCtggcctgcccctgcccctggcccctggccccctCGACCTCAGTGCCCTGGCCTGTGGCAATGGCGGGGGTGGCGGGGGTGGTGGGGGTATTGGCCCTGGGCTGCCAGGTCCTGTTCTGCCCCTCAATCTGGCCAAGAACCCACTGCTGCCCTCTCCCTTTGGGGCTGGTGGACTGGGTCTGCCTGTGGTCTCCCTCCTCACTGGCTCCGCTGGCGGCAAGGCAGAGGGGGAGAAAGGGCGTGGGTCAGTGCCCAGTAGGGCCCTGGGCACAGAGGGCTGCAAGACTCCCCTCGAAAGGACGGAGAGCAGCCGCTCCCGGCCAAGCCCCGATGGACTCCCCCTGcttccaggcactgtgctggacCTGTCCACAGGCGTCAACTCAGCAGCCAGCAGCCCAGAGGCACTAACTCCTGGCTGGGTGGTCATCCCACCAGGCTCTGTGCTACTCAAACCAGCTGTAGTGAACTGA
- the Pam16 gene encoding mitochondrial import inner membrane translocase subunit TIM16 isoform X1: MRTPVPRRPPGNFEKAKYLAQIIVMGAQVVGRAFARALRQEFAASRAAADARGRAGHQSAAASNLSGLSLQEAQQILNVSKLSPEEVQKNYEHLFKVNDKSVGGSFYLQSKVVRAKERLDEELRIQAQEEKEKEQVPRT; the protein is encoded by the exons ATGCGCACACCTGTTCCACGGAGGCCTCCCGGGAACTTTGAAAAG GCCAAGTACCTGGCCCAAATCATTGTGATGGGCGCACAGGTGGTAGGCAGAGCCTTTGCTCGGGCCCTGCGGCAGGAGTTTGCAG CCAGCCGAGCCGCAGCTGATGCCCGGGGACGAGCTGGGCACCAGTCTGCAGCTGCATCCAACCTCTCTGGCCTCAGTCTTCAGGAGGCCCAGCAGATTCTCAACGTCTCCAAACTGAGTCCTGAGGAGGTCCAGAAG AACTATGAACATCTATTTAAGGTGAATGATAAATCCGTGGGCGGCTCCTTCTACCTACAGTCCAAG GTTGTCCGGGCAAAGGAGCGCCTGGATGAGGAACTCAGAATCCAggcccaggaggagaaagagaaagagcaggtGCCCAGAACGTGA
- the Glis2 gene encoding zinc finger protein GLIS2 isoform X3, with protein MHSLDEPLDLKLSITKLRAAREKRERVLGVVRHRTLHRELGLVDDSPTPGSPGSPPSGFLLNPKFPEKVDGRFSAAPLVDLSLSPPSGLDSPNGSSSLSPERQGNGDLPPVPTAPDFQPLRYLDSVPSSFQFFLPLGSGGALHLPASSFLTPSKDKCLSPELPLPKQLVCRWAKCNQLFELLQDLVDHVNDYHVKPEKDAGYCCHWEGCARHGRGFNASRYKMLIHIRTHTNEKPHRCPTCNKSFSRLENLKIHNRSHTGEKPYVCPYEGCNKRYSNSSDRFKHTRTHYVDKPYYCKMPGCHKRYTDPSSLRKHIKAHGHFVSHEQQELLQLRPPPKPPLPTPDSSPYVSGAQIIIPNPAALFGGPSLPGLPLPLAPGPLDLSALACGNGGGGGGGGGIGPGLPGPVLPLNLAKNPLLPSPFGAGGLGLPVVSLLTGSAGGKAEGEKGRGSVPSRALGTEGCKTPLERTESSRSRPSPDGLPLLPGTVLDLSTGVNSAASSPEALTPGWVVIPPGSVLLKPAVVN; from the exons ATGCACTCCTTGGACGAGCCGCTTGACCTGAAGCTGAGCATCACCAAGCTCCGAGCGGCGAGAGAGAAGCGGGAGAGGGTGCTGGGTGTGGTCCGGCACCGCACTCTGCACagggagctgggcctggtggATGATAGCCCCACACCTGGCTCCCCAGGCTCCCCACCCTCAG GCTTCCTGCTGAACCCCAAGTTTCCTGAGAAGGTGGATGGACGCTTTTCTGCAGCCCCTCTGGTGGACCTCAGCTTGTCACCACCGTCTGGACTGGACTCCCCCAATGGCAGCAGCTCACTCTCCCCCGAGCGCCAGGGCAATGGGGACCTGCCTCCAGTGCCCACTGCCCCG GACTTCCAGCCACTGCGATATCTGGACAGTGTCCCCAGCTCCTTCCAGTTCTTCCTACCCCTGGGCTCTGGGGGGGCCCTGCATCTGCctgcttcctccttcctcacACCCTCCAAGGACAAGTGCCTCTCGCCAGAGCTGCCCCTGCCCAAGCAGCTGGTGTGTCGCTGGGCCAAG TGTAACCAGCTCTTCGAGCTCCTGCAAGACCTGGTGGACCATGTCAATGACTATCACGTCAAGCCTGAGAAGGATGCAGGGTACTGCTGCCACTGGGAGGGCTGTGCCCGCCATGGCCGTGGCTTCAACGCCAG CAGGTACAAGATGCTCATCCACATCCGCACGCACACCAACGAGAAGCCGCACCGCTGCCCCACCTGCAATAAGAGCTTTTCCCGCCTGGAGAACCTGAAGATCCACAACCGGTCCCACACAG GTGAGAAGCCCTATGTCTGTCCCTATGAGGGATGCAACAAGCGCTACTCCAACTCGAGTGACCGCTTCAAGCACACTCGCACCCACTACGTGGACAAACCCTACTACTGCAAGATGCCTGGCTGCCACAAGCGCTACACAGACCCCAGCTCTCTGCGCAAGCACATCAAAGCCCATGGCCACTTCGTGTCTCACGAGCAGCAGGAGCTCCTGCAGCTACGCCCACCCCCTAAACCACCACTGCCCACCCCTGACAGCAGCCCCTATGTTAGTGGGGCTCAGATCATCATTCCCAACCCTGCTGCCCTCTTCGGAGGCCCCAGCCTGCCtggcctgcccctgcccctggcccctggccccctCGACCTCAGTGCCCTGGCCTGTGGCAATGGCGGGGGTGGCGGGGGTGGTGGGGGTATTGGCCCTGGGCTGCCAGGTCCTGTTCTGCCCCTCAATCTGGCCAAGAACCCACTGCTGCCCTCTCCCTTTGGGGCTGGTGGACTGGGTCTGCCTGTGGTCTCCCTCCTCACTGGCTCCGCTGGCGGCAAGGCAGAGGGGGAGAAAGGGCGTGGGTCAGTGCCCAGTAGGGCCCTGGGCACAGAGGGCTGCAAGACTCCCCTCGAAAGGACGGAGAGCAGCCGCTCCCGGCCAAGCCCCGATGGACTCCCCCTGcttccaggcactgtgctggacCTGTCCACAGGCGTCAACTCAGCAGCCAGCAGCCCAGAGGCACTAACTCCTGGCTGGGTGGTCATCCCACCAGGCTCTGTGCTACTCAAACCAGCTGTAGTGAACTGA
- the Glis2 gene encoding zinc finger protein GLIS2 isoform X2: MHSLDEPLDLKLSITKLRAAREKRERVLGVVRHRTLHRELGLVDDSPTPGSPGSPPSGTAPGFLLNPKFPEKVDGRFSAAPLVDLSLSPPSGLDSPNGSSSLSPERQGNGDLPPVPTAPDFQPLRYLDSVPSSFQFFLPLGSGGALHLPASSFLTPSKDKCLSPELPLPKQLVCRWAKCNQLFELLQDLVDHVNDYHVKPEKDAGYCCHWEGCARHGRGFNARYKMLIHIRTHTNEKPHRCPTCNKSFSRLENLKIHNRSHTGEKPYVCPYEGCNKRYSNSSDRFKHTRTHYVDKPYYCKMPGCHKRYTDPSSLRKHIKAHGHFVSHEQQELLQLRPPPKPPLPTPDSSPYVSGAQIIIPNPAALFGGPSLPGLPLPLAPGPLDLSALACGNGGGGGGGGGIGPGLPGPVLPLNLAKNPLLPSPFGAGGLGLPVVSLLTGSAGGKAEGEKGRGSVPSRALGTEGCKTPLERTESSRSRPSPDGLPLLPGTVLDLSTGVNSAASSPEALTPGWVVIPPGSVLLKPAVVN, encoded by the exons ATGCACTCCTTGGACGAGCCGCTTGACCTGAAGCTGAGCATCACCAAGCTCCGAGCGGCGAGAGAGAAGCGGGAGAGGGTGCTGGGTGTGGTCCGGCACCGCACTCTGCACagggagctgggcctggtggATGATAGCCCCACACCTGGCTCCCCAGGCTCCCCACCCTCAGGTACTGCACCAG GCTTCCTGCTGAACCCCAAGTTTCCTGAGAAGGTGGATGGACGCTTTTCTGCAGCCCCTCTGGTGGACCTCAGCTTGTCACCACCGTCTGGACTGGACTCCCCCAATGGCAGCAGCTCACTCTCCCCCGAGCGCCAGGGCAATGGGGACCTGCCTCCAGTGCCCACTGCCCCG GACTTCCAGCCACTGCGATATCTGGACAGTGTCCCCAGCTCCTTCCAGTTCTTCCTACCCCTGGGCTCTGGGGGGGCCCTGCATCTGCctgcttcctccttcctcacACCCTCCAAGGACAAGTGCCTCTCGCCAGAGCTGCCCCTGCCCAAGCAGCTGGTGTGTCGCTGGGCCAAG TGTAACCAGCTCTTCGAGCTCCTGCAAGACCTGGTGGACCATGTCAATGACTATCACGTCAAGCCTGAGAAGGATGCAGGGTACTGCTGCCACTGGGAGGGCTGTGCCCGCCATGGCCGTGGCTTCAACGCCAG GTACAAGATGCTCATCCACATCCGCACGCACACCAACGAGAAGCCGCACCGCTGCCCCACCTGCAATAAGAGCTTTTCCCGCCTGGAGAACCTGAAGATCCACAACCGGTCCCACACAG GTGAGAAGCCCTATGTCTGTCCCTATGAGGGATGCAACAAGCGCTACTCCAACTCGAGTGACCGCTTCAAGCACACTCGCACCCACTACGTGGACAAACCCTACTACTGCAAGATGCCTGGCTGCCACAAGCGCTACACAGACCCCAGCTCTCTGCGCAAGCACATCAAAGCCCATGGCCACTTCGTGTCTCACGAGCAGCAGGAGCTCCTGCAGCTACGCCCACCCCCTAAACCACCACTGCCCACCCCTGACAGCAGCCCCTATGTTAGTGGGGCTCAGATCATCATTCCCAACCCTGCTGCCCTCTTCGGAGGCCCCAGCCTGCCtggcctgcccctgcccctggcccctggccccctCGACCTCAGTGCCCTGGCCTGTGGCAATGGCGGGGGTGGCGGGGGTGGTGGGGGTATTGGCCCTGGGCTGCCAGGTCCTGTTCTGCCCCTCAATCTGGCCAAGAACCCACTGCTGCCCTCTCCCTTTGGGGCTGGTGGACTGGGTCTGCCTGTGGTCTCCCTCCTCACTGGCTCCGCTGGCGGCAAGGCAGAGGGGGAGAAAGGGCGTGGGTCAGTGCCCAGTAGGGCCCTGGGCACAGAGGGCTGCAAGACTCCCCTCGAAAGGACGGAGAGCAGCCGCTCCCGGCCAAGCCCCGATGGACTCCCCCTGcttccaggcactgtgctggacCTGTCCACAGGCGTCAACTCAGCAGCCAGCAGCCCAGAGGCACTAACTCCTGGCTGGGTGGTCATCCCACCAGGCTCTGTGCTACTCAAACCAGCTGTAGTGAACTGA
- the Glis2 gene encoding zinc finger protein GLIS2 isoform X4, producing the protein MHSLDEPLDLKLSITKLRAAREKRERVLGVVRHRTLHRELGLVDDSPTPGSPGSPPSGFLLNPKFPEKVDGRFSAAPLVDLSLSPPSGLDSPNGSSSLSPERQGNGDLPPVPTAPDFQPLRYLDSVPSSFQFFLPLGSGGALHLPASSFLTPSKDKCLSPELPLPKQLVCRWAKCNQLFELLQDLVDHVNDYHVKPEKDAGYCCHWEGCARHGRGFNARYKMLIHIRTHTNEKPHRCPTCNKSFSRLENLKIHNRSHTGEKPYVCPYEGCNKRYSNSSDRFKHTRTHYVDKPYYCKMPGCHKRYTDPSSLRKHIKAHGHFVSHEQQELLQLRPPPKPPLPTPDSSPYVSGAQIIIPNPAALFGGPSLPGLPLPLAPGPLDLSALACGNGGGGGGGGGIGPGLPGPVLPLNLAKNPLLPSPFGAGGLGLPVVSLLTGSAGGKAEGEKGRGSVPSRALGTEGCKTPLERTESSRSRPSPDGLPLLPGTVLDLSTGVNSAASSPEALTPGWVVIPPGSVLLKPAVVN; encoded by the exons ATGCACTCCTTGGACGAGCCGCTTGACCTGAAGCTGAGCATCACCAAGCTCCGAGCGGCGAGAGAGAAGCGGGAGAGGGTGCTGGGTGTGGTCCGGCACCGCACTCTGCACagggagctgggcctggtggATGATAGCCCCACACCTGGCTCCCCAGGCTCCCCACCCTCAG GCTTCCTGCTGAACCCCAAGTTTCCTGAGAAGGTGGATGGACGCTTTTCTGCAGCCCCTCTGGTGGACCTCAGCTTGTCACCACCGTCTGGACTGGACTCCCCCAATGGCAGCAGCTCACTCTCCCCCGAGCGCCAGGGCAATGGGGACCTGCCTCCAGTGCCCACTGCCCCG GACTTCCAGCCACTGCGATATCTGGACAGTGTCCCCAGCTCCTTCCAGTTCTTCCTACCCCTGGGCTCTGGGGGGGCCCTGCATCTGCctgcttcctccttcctcacACCCTCCAAGGACAAGTGCCTCTCGCCAGAGCTGCCCCTGCCCAAGCAGCTGGTGTGTCGCTGGGCCAAG TGTAACCAGCTCTTCGAGCTCCTGCAAGACCTGGTGGACCATGTCAATGACTATCACGTCAAGCCTGAGAAGGATGCAGGGTACTGCTGCCACTGGGAGGGCTGTGCCCGCCATGGCCGTGGCTTCAACGCCAG GTACAAGATGCTCATCCACATCCGCACGCACACCAACGAGAAGCCGCACCGCTGCCCCACCTGCAATAAGAGCTTTTCCCGCCTGGAGAACCTGAAGATCCACAACCGGTCCCACACAG GTGAGAAGCCCTATGTCTGTCCCTATGAGGGATGCAACAAGCGCTACTCCAACTCGAGTGACCGCTTCAAGCACACTCGCACCCACTACGTGGACAAACCCTACTACTGCAAGATGCCTGGCTGCCACAAGCGCTACACAGACCCCAGCTCTCTGCGCAAGCACATCAAAGCCCATGGCCACTTCGTGTCTCACGAGCAGCAGGAGCTCCTGCAGCTACGCCCACCCCCTAAACCACCACTGCCCACCCCTGACAGCAGCCCCTATGTTAGTGGGGCTCAGATCATCATTCCCAACCCTGCTGCCCTCTTCGGAGGCCCCAGCCTGCCtggcctgcccctgcccctggcccctggccccctCGACCTCAGTGCCCTGGCCTGTGGCAATGGCGGGGGTGGCGGGGGTGGTGGGGGTATTGGCCCTGGGCTGCCAGGTCCTGTTCTGCCCCTCAATCTGGCCAAGAACCCACTGCTGCCCTCTCCCTTTGGGGCTGGTGGACTGGGTCTGCCTGTGGTCTCCCTCCTCACTGGCTCCGCTGGCGGCAAGGCAGAGGGGGAGAAAGGGCGTGGGTCAGTGCCCAGTAGGGCCCTGGGCACAGAGGGCTGCAAGACTCCCCTCGAAAGGACGGAGAGCAGCCGCTCCCGGCCAAGCCCCGATGGACTCCCCCTGcttccaggcactgtgctggacCTGTCCACAGGCGTCAACTCAGCAGCCAGCAGCCCAGAGGCACTAACTCCTGGCTGGGTGGTCATCCCACCAGGCTCTGTGCTACTCAAACCAGCTGTAGTGAACTGA